The window TCCTCGTCCCGGCGGGGTCGGCCTTGACGTAGCTGACGTCACCGATCCATTCGTCAGTGACCGGGACCGTCCCGGTCTTGACCTTGGCGCCGTCCAAGCGCATGCCCTGGGTGGCCAGGCTGAGGATGTCCGACGGCCGGAGATTGGTGTCGATCCATTTCGAGGCCTCACCGGCCAGGGCCGGGATCTTGAAAACGGTCCCGACGGTCAGGGCCTTCTTCATGACCGCTTTGAAGAACTCCTGCTGGACCTGGACCCGTTTGATGTCGCCCTCGGCATATCCGTGGCGGAACCGGACGAGCTCCATGGCCTTCTCGCCGTTGAGCAGCTGCGGGCCCTTTTTCAGGTGGATGTGCAGGTCCTGATACGGGTCATCGTAGTCCATGTCCTGCGGCACGTCCATCTCCACGCCGCCGAGAATGTCCACCAGCTTGACGAAGCCCTGGACATCGGTGCGGACGTAGTAGTGGACGGGTACGCCGAGAAGCTTGGAGACCGCGTCCATGGCCATCTCGGGGCCGACGGAGTTCGGGTAGTCCTTGAGTTGCTTGTCCTTGGCCGTCTGGGCGGCGATGAGGTCACCGTCGGCGTGGGCTTGGTTGATCTTGACGATGTGACCGTTGCTGGTCGGCAGGACGACCTCGGTGTCCCGCGGGACGGAGATCATGCTGAGGGCGTGGTTCTCCGGGTCGAAGCTGAAGAGGACCATGGTGTCAGTCCGCCGCGGCAACTTGGCGAAGCGCAGGTCCTGATTGACCCCGAAACCGGTGGTGTCCTGAGGAGTGTCGAGCCCGAGGACGAGGATGTTGACCCGCTGCCCGGGCAGGGGGGCCGGGACCCCGTTGCGGCCCTCGGTCAAACGGGTCAGGTCGGTGTGAATGCCCCGCAAGAAGCTGTATACACTGCTGCCCAGGATGACCAGAAAAATGGCCAGGGCGGCCGCCGCAACCAGGGCGATGCGTCCCCACTTGATCCTTATCTTTTTCTTCGAGCGCCGCGGTCCCAGGTCGGGAGCACGCGTCCACTCGGTGGTTACCGGAGGGATGTCTCCGGGCATGTGAAGACCTCCGATGGTTGACCGCGCAAAACATCCGGCCCTTATGGGTCCTTAATACTATACCAAACGGTGGGAGCCTTTTCAACGTCAAGAACCTGGGCTCACAGACAATAATGATTAATAAAAGTGCTGCTACTAATCGATTAAGCGAAGGACCGCGGGGCGGATAGCCGCGGGCCGCAGTCGTTCCATCGAGGCTGTGCTTTAGACTGGCTCTCGGGTCGACGGGTTCCTTCAGAATGTCAGGTGACCACAATAATTGATGACGAAATCAAAAAAGCGGTCCGCCGGTGGACCTCTCCGATACTGCTGTCCAGCAACGTTCGTCGGTCCGTCCGGGGCACAATAAAGCCTCCAAAGCTGATTCGGCCGGAAATCCAACCAGGATCGGAGCGTTTAGAGGCACCGTCAAGACGACGATTGAATTTTGAGTAGGGGTGGCGGCCGCCTGGGCCGCGCTTTCGGTGCAACCTTGACCGATGTCGCCGGGCCTTGGCCGCCTCAGTACTTCGGTTGCCGCGGCCGAGCCTCGTTGACCACCAGGTCACGACCACTCATCTGGGTGCCATTCATGGCGGTGACGGCCCTCTCGGCGTCTTCGTCGCCAACTTCCACAAACCCAAAACCACGCGAGCGGCCGGTCTCCCGATCGGTGATGATCCGGCAACTCTTGACCTCAGCATGGGGCGAGAAGGCCTGAGCCAGCTCATCCTCGGTCGTCGACCAAGGAAGATTGCCGACATACAGGGTCTTCGTCATGTGTTGTGTCACCCCCCTCCGTTCCCCGGCTGGCCGCGTTTGGTCTTGCCCTTGGGCCTTTGTCCGGGCTACTCTCGATACAGGCCGGTCCTCCCGATGTACTCCCCTACCGCGTCCGGCACTAGATACCTTATCGAACGTCCCTCGTTGACCCGCCTTCTAATATTGCTTGAACTGATGGCGACTCCCGGAATAGCCAATCGATGCACGACCCCGCCGGAACGGGCGACTTCAGCGATCATCCGGTTCAGGTCGTCGGGCTCGCATCCCGGTCTGGCGACCGCCACCAGCTGGCAATACTCGAAGATCTTCAGCGGGTCTTTCCAGGTCAACAGCTCGAGGACAGCGTCGGCCCCGGTGATGAAGTACAGCTTGCTCTCATCGCCGAGCTCCCGCCGCAACTGACGCATGGTATCGACGGTGAAGGAGGGTCCTTCTCGGTTGATCTCGACCGTACTGACTCGAAAGTAGGGGTTCTCGGCCACGGCCAGTCTCACCATGGCCACCCGATGTTCAGCCGGGCTGACCCGCCGGTTGATCTTGTGGGGGGGACGGCCGGCCGGAATGAAGAGGACCTGACTGAGTCGCAACTCGTCGCGAACAGCTTCCGCGGCGATCAAATGGCCATGGTGGATTGGGTCAAAAGTCCCGCCCATTACCCCGATCCGGCATGGCTGGGCGGGATCAGATGAGGCCAATTATGACCACTCCCATGTGCTCCGAATAATTCTACATCTTCATTCCGATTCCTGCATCTTCCTGGGTAAAGAGGCCGAAATTGGTACCTAGAACATATCTTCTGTATACTCTAACTCGACCTGGCCGATCCGAACGGTGCTTCCGACCTTCGCCCCGGCCTGCCTGAGGGCATCGTCCACGCCCATCCTGGCCATCGCCCGTTGGAAGCGGCGAACGGCTTCATCGTTCTCGAAGTCGGTCATCGCCGCCAGCCGCTCGACCTCCGGTCCGGTCACTACGTAGGCCTCTCCGTCCGGCTCGACCTGGAAGGTCGGGCGGGGTTTGTAGCGGAAGACCCGTTCGGGGGCTTCCGGAACGACCGGCTTGACCGGGATCGGAGGGGTCAGCCGCTCCAGTTCGGCCGCCGCCCTGGCCATCAGCGGCTCCAGCCCCTGCCCGGTGGCCGCGGAAATGGGGAAGACTTCGATGCCGCGTTGCCGGAACCCGGCGGTCACCTCGGGAAGGAGATCCCTGGTCTCCGGCAGGTCGACCTTGTTGACGGCCACCAGTTGACGCTTCTCCCCCAGCTTCGGGTCGTAGAGAGTGAGTTCCTTGTTGATGGCCAGGTAGTCGGCCCAGGCGCCGGCGCCGCCCGGGCGGGCCAGGTCTAGGACGTGGATGAGGACCCGGGTCCGCTCGACGTGGCGGAGGAACTCGTGGCCGAGCCCGACCCCCTGGTGAGCCCCTTCGATGAGGCCCGGGATATCGGCCAGGACGAAGCTGCCGCCCCCGGGGATCGAGACGACGCCGAGATTGGGCTCCAGGGTGGTGAATGGGTAGTCGGCGATCTTCGGTCGCGCCGCTGTGACCTTCGAAAGGATGGTCGACTTGCCGACGTTTGGGTAGCCGACCAGGCCGATGTCGGCCAGGAGCTTCAACTCGAGGAGGACCCACCGCTCCTGACCGGGTTCGCCCTTCTCCGAGAACCTGGGGGCCTGGTTGACGGGGTTGGCGAAGTGCTGGTTGCCACGACCGCCACGGCCGCCGTTGGCGACGATCACCCGCTGCCCCGGCTCAGTCAGGTCGGCGACAAACTCGCCGCTGTCGGCATCGATGACGTTGGTCCCCGGCGGCACGCCGACCTCGAGGTCCCTTCCGGACTTGCCCGATCGATTGGAGCCCTGGCCGTGCTCGCCCCGCTCGGCCTTGAAATGGCGCTGATACCGGAAGTCGAGCAAGGTCCGCAAGCCCGGGTCGACGGCGAAGACGACGTCGCCGCCACGCCCGCCGTCTCCCCCGTCGGGGCCACCCTCGGGAATGAACTTCTCGCGGCGGAAGGAGGTCACGCCATTCCCCCCGCTGCCGCCCTTGACATAGACCTTGGCCTTGTCGACGAACATCAGATGTCTCCCCGCGTGCTGTTTTGGCCGACCCGCGACTCGCCTCGTGGGGCGCGGCGATGACCGATGATTAGCCTTTCTCGCCGGTGACGGGGCTATCAACGACGCGCCGGTCAGGCCGCCAACTCGCCCGGCCTGACGGTCAGAGCGGCCGGCGCGGCCCCTTCGACCAGCTCACGACCCAGCGTCGCGGGGCCGCCCGCAGCACCCGCACGCCGGCCGACGACTCCAAGGCGCCGGCCAGCCATTGGTCGGCGTCCTCCGGACCCTCGATGGTCGCGGAGAAGCCCGTTTCGTCCCCGGCCAGGTCGAGGCCCAGCCGCCCGCCGGTGGGCGGCGAAGCCTGGATCACCCGGTCCAGGACGGGCTCCAGGGCGGGCTGGATGGTCGCCGCGACCTCCTCGGCCGCGGCCAGCCCGGCTTCGATGGACGGCTCGAGTTCGAGACCGCGGCTGCGCGCGGACTCCTCCTTGGTCAGGAGGAAGGCCACCAGCGAGGGGTCCGCGGCGCGGATGAACCGGTTCTCTTTCTCCATGTTCTGCAGGACCTGGTCGATGTAGGCCCCGGCCCGCGCCGAGTTGCCCAGCTGGAGCCACCCCGAGATGACCTGCAGGTGATTGAGGAAGGCGTGTCTCCGGTTCCGCAGGAGGGCGAT of the Bacillota bacterium genome contains:
- a CDS encoding LCP family protein codes for the protein MPGDIPPVTTEWTRAPDLGPRRSKKKIRIKWGRIALVAAAALAIFLVILGSSVYSFLRGIHTDLTRLTEGRNGVPAPLPGQRVNILVLGLDTPQDTTGFGVNQDLRFAKLPRRTDTMVLFSFDPENHALSMISVPRDTEVVLPTSNGHIVKINQAHADGDLIAAQTAKDKQLKDYPNSVGPEMAMDAVSKLLGVPVHYYVRTDVQGFVKLVDILGGVEMDVPQDMDYDDPYQDLHIHLKKGPQLLNGEKAMELVRFRHGYAEGDIKRVQVQQEFFKAVMKKALTVGTVFKIPALAGEASKWIDTNLRPSDILSLATQGMRLDGAKVKTGTVPVTDEWIGDVSYVKADPAGTRRLVDELIRGIDRTANAKIKVQVLNGSGTSGLGSTLAEKLRDLGFNVANVGTADKTDYANTQVIGLDGDDDNKVVGKAVSGFITTARLYQRKEKNPQFDVTVIVGKDYPH
- a CDS encoding RNA-binding protein, producing the protein MTKTLYVGNLPWSTTEDELAQAFSPHAEVKSCRIITDRETGRSRGFGFVEVGDEDAERAVTAMNGTQMSGRDLVVNEARPRQPKY
- the nadD gene encoding nicotinate-nucleotide adenylyltransferase — encoded protein: MASSDPAQPCRIGVMGGTFDPIHHGHLIAAEAVRDELRLSQVLFIPAGRPPHKINRRVSPAEHRVAMVRLAVAENPYFRVSTVEINREGPSFTVDTMRQLRRELGDESKLYFITGADAVLELLTWKDPLKIFEYCQLVAVARPGCEPDDLNRMIAEVARSGGVVHRLAIPGVAISSSNIRRRVNEGRSIRYLVPDAVGEYIGRTGLYRE
- the obgE gene encoding GTPase ObgE — its product is MFVDKAKVYVKGGSGGNGVTSFRREKFIPEGGPDGGDGGRGGDVVFAVDPGLRTLLDFRYQRHFKAERGEHGQGSNRSGKSGRDLEVGVPPGTNVIDADSGEFVADLTEPGQRVIVANGGRGGRGNQHFANPVNQAPRFSEKGEPGQERWVLLELKLLADIGLVGYPNVGKSTILSKVTAARPKIADYPFTTLEPNLGVVSIPGGGSFVLADIPGLIEGAHQGVGLGHEFLRHVERTRVLIHVLDLARPGGAGAWADYLAINKELTLYDPKLGEKRQLVAVNKVDLPETRDLLPEVTAGFRQRGIEVFPISAATGQGLEPLMARAAAELERLTPPIPVKPVVPEAPERVFRYKPRPTFQVEPDGEAYVVTGPEVERLAAMTDFENDEAVRRFQRAMARMGVDDALRQAGAKVGSTVRIGQVELEYTEDMF
- a CDS encoding Spo0B domain-containing protein → MNAPTPPAVWPAPVFVILGLVALGLALGIPIGLVLAKRRPSAGSSAAVRRDVERRVIALLRNRRHAFLNHLQVISGWLQLGNSARAGAYIDQVLQNMEKENRFIRAADPSLVAFLLTKEESARSRGLELEPSIEAGLAAAEEVAATIQPALEPVLDRVIQASPPTGGRLGLDLAGDETGFSATIEGPEDADQWLAGALESSAGVRVLRAAPRRWVVSWSKGPRRPL